The following are encoded in a window of Pseudomonas graminis genomic DNA:
- a CDS encoding alginate export family protein, with translation MASARFASGLSGVCLAVALPMVSAQVNADTTESRPAIKTNRWQEDWSVLANPTLRTAPLDSLKYISLSSDNPQTYLSLGSTLRERFEMNDASAFGTRNVARDRYLLQRFQVHADLHFNENWRVFTQLEDVRAYDKTTIGGADQNRTDLRLAFLEYTKKLGDNTFKARVGRQDFAFDLQRFISSRDGPNVRQSFDALWADWETGLWRFIAIASRPVQYQDERHFDDRSNHEFRFHMLRAERLVGGSNELSAYVGLYERDDASYLDASGAEHRNIFDARLGGAADGYDWDLEAMGQTGSVGAKSIRAWAAGSRVGYTFADISWTPRLGLQLDAASGDRNNGDGTLGTFNPLFPNGYYFSLGGYTGYANILHVKPSITIKPIAKLSIQTALGLQWRETTEDAVYVQPNIAVAGTAGQGSRWTGAYGQVRTDYAFTGNLSGAIEAVHYDVGQSVRDAGGHDSNYLGVELKLSW, from the coding sequence ATGGCGAGTGCTCGATTCGCCTCAGGTTTGAGTGGTGTATGCCTGGCCGTGGCGTTGCCGATGGTGAGTGCCCAAGTCAATGCCGATACGACTGAGTCAAGGCCGGCGATCAAGACCAATCGCTGGCAGGAGGATTGGTCGGTGCTCGCCAATCCGACCCTCAGGACGGCGCCGCTGGACAGCCTGAAGTACATCTCGCTGTCTTCGGACAACCCCCAGACGTACCTGTCGTTGGGCAGCACCCTGCGTGAACGTTTCGAGATGAACGACGCCAGCGCGTTCGGCACCCGCAATGTGGCCCGCGACAGGTATCTGCTGCAGCGCTTTCAGGTCCACGCCGATCTGCACTTCAACGAGAACTGGCGCGTGTTCACCCAGCTGGAGGACGTGCGCGCGTACGACAAAACCACGATTGGCGGCGCTGATCAGAACCGTACCGACCTGCGCCTGGCGTTTCTGGAATACACCAAAAAGCTGGGGGACAACACGTTCAAGGCGCGGGTCGGGCGGCAGGATTTCGCCTTCGATTTGCAGCGTTTTATTTCTTCCCGCGACGGGCCGAACGTGCGCCAGTCGTTCGATGCGTTGTGGGCGGACTGGGAGACCGGCTTGTGGCGCTTCATCGCGATTGCCAGTCGACCGGTGCAGTATCAGGACGAGCGCCACTTCGACGATCGCTCCAACCACGAGTTTCGCTTTCACATGCTGCGCGCCGAGCGGTTGGTGGGCGGCAGTAACGAGCTGTCGGCTTACGTCGGGCTGTATGAACGCGACGACGCCAGTTACCTCGATGCCAGCGGCGCTGAGCACCGGAATATCTTTGACGCACGGCTCGGCGGCGCGGCCGATGGCTACGACTGGGACCTGGAGGCGATGGGGCAGACCGGCTCGGTCGGCGCCAAAAGCATTCGTGCCTGGGCAGCGGGCAGTCGCGTGGGCTACACGTTTGCCGACATCAGTTGGACGCCGCGGTTGGGCCTGCAACTGGACGCGGCCTCGGGCGACCGTAACAACGGTGATGGCACGCTGGGCACCTTCAATCCGCTGTTCCCCAACGGCTATTACTTTTCGCTGGGCGGCTACACCGGCTACGCCAACATCCTGCACGTCAAACCGTCGATTACCATCAAGCCCATCGCCAAGCTGAGCATTCAGACGGCGCTCGGCCTGCAATGGCGGGAAACGACTGAAGATGCCGTTTACGTGCAACCCAACATAGCAGTGGCCGGAACCGCGGGGCAGGGCAGTCGCTGGACCGGCGCCTATGGGCAGGTGCGCACGGACTACGCGTTCACCGGCAATCTGAGCGGCGCGATCGAAGCGGTGCACTACGACGTCGGCCAGTCAGTGCGCGATGCCGGCGGGCACGACAGCAACTACCTCGGCGTTGAGCTGAAGCTGTCCTGGTAG
- a CDS encoding DMT family transporter, with product MFANKALASMATTTLFVLLWSSGAIVSKWGLTHASPFAFLLFRFLLALVALAILIPALGYKLPATRASMGFALLTGAVLLGAYQICYLLALDMKVAPGVMATIMGVQPILTAVLVERSRSGSRLFGLSMGLVGLVLVVWQGIGDGGSLAGMAFGVLGMLSMTGGSIMQKRITDNPLGTLPVQYLAGTVVCAVFVPFQPFHFEHSIGFYLPVLYMGLVVSVLATFLLYRLIAQGNLVNVTSLFYLVPGVTAIMDYLIYGNRLALMSLLGMVLIVVGLMFVFRKAE from the coding sequence ATGTTCGCTAACAAAGCTTTGGCCTCGATGGCCACAACGACGCTGTTTGTCCTGCTCTGGAGCAGCGGCGCGATCGTTTCCAAGTGGGGCCTGACCCACGCTTCACCCTTTGCGTTTCTGCTGTTTCGTTTCCTGCTGGCGCTTGTTGCGCTGGCGATCCTGATCCCTGCGTTGGGTTACAAGCTTCCCGCCACCCGCGCCTCGATGGGCTTCGCGTTGCTGACGGGCGCTGTGCTGCTGGGGGCGTATCAGATCTGCTACCTGTTGGCGCTGGACATGAAGGTCGCGCCCGGCGTCATGGCCACGATCATGGGCGTGCAACCGATTCTCACGGCCGTGCTGGTCGAACGCAGCCGCTCGGGGTCACGCCTGTTTGGCCTGAGTATGGGGCTGGTCGGCCTGGTGCTGGTGGTCTGGCAAGGCATCGGCGACGGCGGATCGCTGGCCGGCATGGCATTCGGCGTACTGGGCATGTTGAGCATGACCGGCGGCTCGATCATGCAGAAACGCATCACCGACAACCCCCTCGGCACGTTGCCGGTGCAGTACCTGGCGGGAACGGTAGTGTGCGCCGTCTTCGTGCCGTTTCAGCCTTTTCATTTCGAGCACAGCATCGGCTTCTACCTGCCGGTGCTGTATATGGGGCTGGTGGTGTCCGTGCTGGCGACGTTTCTGCTGTATCGCCTGATCGCCCAGGGCAATCTGGTCAACGTCACCAGCCTGTTTTACCTGGTGCCCGGCGTCACCGCGATCATGGATTACCTGATCTACGGCAACCGCCTCGCGCTGATGAGTTTGCTGGGGATGGTGCTGATCGTGGTGGGGTTGATGTTTGTGTTCAGGAAAGCTGAGTAG
- a CDS encoding hybrid sensor histidine kinase/response regulator codes for MSLSSGLIAAVALAYMAIMFAIAFYGDRRSKPLPPRLRAWVYSLSLAVYCTSWTFFGSVGQAAEQLWSFLPIYLGPILLLLLAPWVLQKMVLISKQENITSIADFIAARYGKSQTLAVVVALICLIGVLPYIALQLKGIVLGVNILIGAGADATGTRAQDTALIVSLVLALFTIVFGTRNLDATEHHRGMVLAIAFESLVKLFAFMAVGAFVTFGLYDGVDDLFNQAMLAPRLEEYWKETVNWPSMVVQTGVAMMAIICLPRQFHVTVVENIEPQDLRLAKWVFPAYLVLAAVFVVPIALAGQMLLPASVLPDSFVISVPLAHAHPTLAMLAFIGGASAATGMVIVASVALSTMVSNDMLLPWLLRRKTAERPFEVFRHWMLSVRRVSIVVILLLAYVSYRLLGSTASLATIGQIAFAAITQLMPAMIGALYWKPANRRGVFAGLAAGVFIWFYTLVLPIIAHSMGWSLSSFPLLAWLHSNPFNLPISPLTQGVVLSMLGNLALFVWVSLLSRTRVSEHWQAGRFIGQELQARPNNRSLLAVQIEDLLKLSARFVGEERAQQSFIRFAYRQGKGFNPNQNATGEWIAHTERLLAGVLGTSSTRAVVKAAIEGRDMQLEDVVRIADEASEVLQFNRALLQGAIENITQGISVVDQSLRLVAWNARYLELFSYPEGLISVGRPIADIIRYNAERGLLGPGEAEVHVARRLHWMRQGRAHTSERLFPNGQVIELIGNPMPGGGFVMSFTDITAFREAEHALKGANESLEQRVAERTRELSQLNTALSEAKAHAEAANQSKTRFLAAVSHDLMQPMNAARLFSAALLHNDDNVPAEAKQLIQHLDSSLRSAEDLISDLLDISRLESGKFTPTITPFALNNLFETLGAEFKALAQEQGLDFRVRGSTLRVASDAKLLRRVLQNFLTNAFRYAKGPILLGVRRRNGQLSLEVWDRGPGIPEDKRQVIFEEFKRLDSHQTRAEKGLGLGLAIADGLCRVLGHSLEVRSWPGRGSVFSVTVPLAPALPMPAAAPSEPLRAVLNGTQILCVDNEDSILIGMNSLLSRWGCQVWTARNREECQALLNDGIRPHLALVDYHLDHGEIGTELMAWLRTQLGEPVPGVVISADGRPELIAQVHAAGLEYLAKPVKPAALRALLSRHVRLG; via the coding sequence ATGTCGCTGTCCAGCGGGTTGATCGCTGCGGTCGCCCTGGCCTATATGGCCATCATGTTCGCCATCGCCTTTTACGGTGACCGTCGCAGCAAACCGCTGCCGCCGCGCCTGCGCGCCTGGGTGTACAGCCTGTCGCTGGCGGTGTACTGCACCAGTTGGACGTTTTTCGGCTCTGTCGGCCAGGCTGCCGAGCAACTGTGGTCGTTTCTGCCGATCTACCTCGGGCCGATCCTGCTGTTGCTTCTGGCGCCCTGGGTGCTGCAGAAAATGGTGCTGATCAGCAAACAGGAAAACATCACGTCCATCGCCGACTTCATCGCCGCCCGCTACGGCAAGTCGCAAACCCTCGCCGTCGTGGTCGCGCTGATCTGCCTGATCGGCGTGCTGCCCTACATCGCGCTGCAGCTCAAAGGCATCGTGCTGGGAGTAAACATCTTGATTGGTGCCGGCGCCGACGCCACCGGGACCCGCGCCCAGGACACCGCGCTGATCGTCTCGCTGGTGCTGGCGCTGTTCACCATCGTCTTCGGCACCCGCAACCTCGACGCCACCGAGCACCACCGCGGCATGGTCCTGGCGATTGCGTTCGAGTCGCTGGTCAAGCTGTTCGCCTTCATGGCCGTCGGGGCGTTCGTGACCTTTGGCCTGTACGACGGCGTGGATGACCTGTTCAACCAGGCCATGCTCGCGCCGCGCCTGGAGGAATACTGGAAGGAAACGGTCAACTGGCCGTCGATGGTGGTGCAGACCGGCGTCGCCATGATGGCGATCATCTGCCTGCCCCGGCAATTTCACGTCACCGTGGTGGAGAACATCGAGCCTCAGGATCTGCGCCTGGCCAAATGGGTGTTCCCGGCATACTTGGTGCTGGCGGCGGTGTTCGTGGTGCCGATTGCGCTGGCCGGGCAGATGCTGCTGCCGGCCTCGGTGCTGCCTGACTCGTTCGTGATCAGCGTGCCGTTGGCCCACGCCCACCCGACGCTGGCGATGCTGGCGTTCATCGGGGGCGCCTCGGCGGCCACCGGCATGGTGATCGTCGCCAGCGTCGCGCTGTCGACCATGGTCTCCAACGACATGCTGCTGCCATGGCTGCTGCGGCGCAAAACCGCCGAGCGCCCGTTTGAGGTGTTCCGCCACTGGATGCTCTCGGTGCGCCGGGTCAGCATCGTCGTCATTCTGTTGCTCGCCTACGTCAGCTACCGGTTGCTGGGATCGACCGCGAGCCTGGCGACCATCGGCCAGATCGCCTTCGCCGCCATCACGCAGTTGATGCCGGCGATGATTGGCGCGCTGTACTGGAAGCCGGCCAATCGGCGCGGGGTGTTTGCCGGGCTTGCGGCCGGGGTGTTCATCTGGTTTTACACCCTGGTGCTGCCGATCATTGCCCACAGCATGGGCTGGTCGCTGAGCAGTTTTCCGCTGCTGGCGTGGCTGCACAGCAATCCCTTCAATCTACCGATCAGCCCGCTGACCCAGGGTGTGGTCCTGTCGATGCTGGGCAACCTGGCGCTGTTTGTGTGGGTCTCGCTGCTGTCGCGAACGCGGGTGTCCGAACACTGGCAGGCGGGGCGTTTCATCGGTCAGGAATTGCAGGCGCGGCCTAACAATCGCTCGCTGCTGGCAGTGCAGATCGAAGACTTGCTCAAGCTCTCGGCGCGTTTTGTCGGAGAAGAGCGAGCGCAACAAAGCTTCATCCGCTTCGCCTACCGACAGGGCAAAGGCTTCAATCCCAACCAGAACGCCACCGGCGAATGGATCGCCCACACCGAACGCTTGCTGGCGGGGGTGCTGGGCACGTCGTCGACACGGGCGGTGGTCAAGGCGGCGATCGAAGGCCGCGACATGCAGCTCGAAGATGTGGTGCGCATCGCCGACGAAGCCTCCGAAGTGCTGCAGTTCAATCGCGCCCTGTTGCAAGGCGCCATCGAGAACATCACCCAGGGCATCAGTGTGGTGGACCAGTCCCTGCGGCTGGTGGCCTGGAACGCACGCTATCTGGAGCTGTTCAGCTACCCGGAAGGCTTGATCAGCGTGGGCCGGCCCATCGCCGACATCATCCGCTACAACGCCGAGCGCGGCCTGCTCGGGCCCGGCGAGGCCGAGGTGCACGTTGCCCGACGGCTGCACTGGATGCGTCAGGGCCGCGCGCATACCTCCGAGCGATTGTTTCCCAATGGGCAGGTGATTGAGCTGATCGGCAACCCGATGCCCGGCGGAGGCTTCGTGATGAGCTTCACTGACATCACCGCCTTCCGCGAGGCCGAGCATGCTCTCAAGGGCGCCAATGAAAGCCTCGAACAGCGCGTGGCTGAACGGACGCGGGAGCTGTCGCAGCTGAACACGGCGCTGAGCGAAGCCAAGGCCCATGCGGAAGCCGCCAATCAGTCGAAAACGCGCTTTCTCGCCGCCGTCAGCCACGACCTGATGCAGCCCATGAACGCGGCGCGTTTGTTCTCCGCCGCCTTGTTGCACAACGACGACAACGTGCCGGCGGAAGCGAAGCAGCTGATCCAGCACCTGGACAGCTCCCTGCGTTCGGCCGAAGACCTGATCAGCGACTTGCTGGATATTTCGCGCCTGGAGAGCGGCAAGTTCACGCCGACCATCACGCCGTTCGCCCTGAATAACCTGTTTGAAACCCTCGGCGCTGAATTCAAGGCCCTTGCCCAGGAGCAGGGTCTGGACTTCCGCGTGCGCGGCAGCACGTTGCGCGTGGCCAGCGATGCCAAACTGCTGCGGCGGGTGCTGCAGAACTTCCTGACCAACGCGTTTCGTTACGCCAAGGGGCCGATTCTGCTGGGGGTGCGGCGCCGGAACGGGCAGCTGAGCCTGGAGGTCTGGGACCGTGGGCCGGGCATTCCCGAGGACAAGCGGCAGGTGATTTTCGAGGAATTCAAACGGCTGGACAGCCATCAGACCCGCGCCGAGAAAGGGCTGGGATTGGGCCTGGCGATCGCCGATGGTCTGTGCCGTGTGCTCGGTCATTCGCTGGAAGTGCGTTCATGGCCGGGCCGGGGCAGCGTGTTCAGCGTTACGGTACCGCTGGCGCCCGCATTGCCGATGCCGGCCGCTGCGCCGAGCGAGCCTTTGCGGGCCGTGCTGAACGGCACGCAGATTCTGTGCGTCGACAATGAAGACAGCATTCTGATCGGCATGAATAGCCTGCTCAGCCGCTGGGGTTGTCAGGTCTGGACCGCGCGCAATCGCGAGGAATGCCAGGCCCTGCTCAACGACGGCATTCGCCCGCACCTGGCGTTGGTGGATTACCACCTGGACCACGGCGAAATCGGCACCGAACTGATGGCTTGGCTGCGTACGCAGCTGGGTGAGCCCGTCCCCGGGGTGGTCATCAGCGCCGACGGCCGCCCGGAGCTAATCGCCCAAGTGCATGCCGCGGGCCTGGAATACCTGGCCAAACCGGTGAAGCCCGCAGCCCTGCGAGCGTTGTTGAGTCGGCATGTGCGGCTGGGTTGA
- a CDS encoding TDT family transporter: MTHAMFFPQRPFSQLSHPREVIRQFTPNWFAATMGTGILSAVLVQLPVAVSGLFQLAEALWLLNIVLFLTFSALYIARWVMFFDEARRVFGHSTVSMFFGTIPMGLATLINGLLTFGLPRWGDAVLPLAELLWWLDVAMSLACGVLIPFLMFTRQEHRIDQMTAVWLLPLVACEVAAVSGGLLAPHLADSHSQIGVLITSYVLWAMSVPVAFSILTILLLRMALHKLPHESMAASSWLALGPISSGAFGLIVLGADSPLIFNANGLPGVGEIASGLGLIGGVILWGVGVWWCLMALLITARYLRNGIPFNLGWWGFTFPLGVFALTTLKLGALLHLGFFAVLGSVLVAALTVLWLVIMKRTVSGAYKGDLFVSPCIAGLR, from the coding sequence ATGACCCACGCCATGTTCTTCCCGCAAAGACCCTTCAGCCAACTGAGCCACCCTCGGGAAGTGATCCGCCAATTCACCCCCAACTGGTTCGCCGCGACCATGGGCACCGGCATTCTTTCGGCGGTGCTGGTGCAGCTTCCGGTGGCCGTGTCCGGTCTGTTCCAGCTCGCCGAAGCCTTGTGGCTGCTCAACATCGTGTTGTTCCTGACCTTCAGCGCCCTCTATATCGCTCGCTGGGTGATGTTTTTCGACGAGGCGCGGCGGGTGTTCGGGCATTCCACGGTGTCGATGTTTTTCGGCACGATTCCCATGGGCCTGGCGACGCTCATTAACGGGTTGCTGACTTTCGGCCTGCCACGCTGGGGCGACGCCGTGTTGCCGCTTGCCGAACTGTTGTGGTGGCTGGACGTGGCGATGTCCCTGGCCTGCGGCGTGCTCATCCCGTTTTTGATGTTCACCCGCCAGGAACACCGCATCGACCAGATGACCGCCGTCTGGCTCTTGCCGCTGGTGGCCTGCGAAGTGGCAGCGGTGAGCGGCGGACTGCTGGCGCCGCATCTGGCTGACAGCCACAGCCAAATCGGCGTGCTCATCACCAGTTACGTGCTGTGGGCGATGTCGGTGCCGGTGGCCTTCAGCATTCTGACCATCCTGTTGCTGCGCATGGCCCTGCACAAATTGCCCCACGAAAGCATGGCTGCTTCGAGCTGGCTGGCCCTCGGACCGATCAGCTCCGGGGCATTCGGCCTGATCGTGCTGGGCGCAGACTCTCCGCTGATCTTTAACGCCAACGGCCTGCCCGGCGTCGGCGAAATCGCCTCGGGCCTTGGCCTGATCGGCGGCGTGATTTTATGGGGTGTCGGCGTGTGGTGGTGCCTGATGGCGCTGCTGATTACTGCGCGTTACCTGCGTAACGGCATCCCGTTCAATCTGGGCTGGTGGGGTTTTACCTTTCCGCTGGGCGTGTTCGCGCTGACCACCCTGAAGCTGGGCGCGCTGCTTCATCTCGGGTTCTTCGCGGTGCTCGGCAGCGTGCTGGTCGCCGCACTGACTGTCCTGTGGCTGGTGATCATGAAGCGCACCGTGAGCGGGGCCTATAAGGGCGACCTGTTCGTTTCGCCGTGCATCGCGGGCCTACGCTAG
- a CDS encoding MFS transporter, with protein MSQSQFSLLGKRRFLPFFVTQSLGAFNDNIFKQSLILAILYKLSIDGDRSIYVNLCALLFILPFFLFSALAGQFGEKYPKDKLIRMIKVLEIVIMVVGAIGFLFNHLSLMLAALFAMGTHSALFGPVKYSILPQHLHENELVGGNGLVEMGTFLAILAGTIGAGVMMSATHYAPIVAAAMVSVACLGYLASRGIPPAAAASPDMRLNWNIFSESWATLKLGLGQTKAVSRSIVGNSWFWFVGAIYLTQIPAYAKDFLYGDETVVTLILTVFSIGIAAGSMLCERLSGRKVEIGLVPFGSMGLTVFGLLLWWHSGDFPQDVQANNWLAILGYGQAWWVLLDILGIGVFGGFYIVPLYALIQSRTPEKERSRVIASNNILNALFMVVSAIVSIVLLSVVKLSIPQLFLVVSLMNIAVNTYIFKIVPEFTMRFMIWLLSHSMYRVEHRDLDLIPDEGAALLVCNHVSFVDALLIAGSVRRPIRFVMYYKIFNLPVLNFVFRTAGAIPIAGIKEDKAVFDRAFERIAHYLKEGELVCIFPEGKLTTDGEIDTFKSGMTRVLQETDVPVIPLALQGLWGSFFSRDPNKGVFRRLWSRVTLVAGPALTGEQSQPARVRERVAELRGAVR; from the coding sequence ATGAGTCAGTCGCAGTTCAGTTTGTTGGGTAAGCGGCGTTTTCTGCCGTTTTTCGTGACCCAGTCCCTCGGGGCGTTCAACGACAACATCTTCAAGCAGTCGCTGATCCTCGCCATTCTCTACAAGCTGAGCATCGACGGGGACCGGTCCATCTACGTCAACCTCTGCGCCTTGCTGTTCATCCTGCCGTTCTTTCTGTTCTCGGCGCTGGCCGGGCAGTTCGGCGAGAAGTACCCCAAGGACAAACTGATCCGCATGATCAAGGTCCTGGAGATCGTGATCATGGTCGTGGGAGCAATCGGATTTCTCTTCAATCACCTGTCGCTGATGCTGGCCGCGCTGTTCGCCATGGGCACCCACTCGGCGTTGTTCGGGCCGGTGAAGTACTCGATCCTGCCGCAGCACCTGCATGAGAACGAACTGGTGGGCGGTAACGGTCTGGTGGAAATGGGCACGTTTCTGGCGATCCTGGCCGGCACCATAGGCGCCGGGGTGATGATGTCGGCGACCCACTACGCGCCCATCGTGGCGGCAGCGATGGTTTCGGTGGCGTGCCTGGGTTATCTCGCCAGCCGGGGCATTCCGCCGGCAGCCGCCGCTTCGCCGGACATGCGCCTGAACTGGAACATCTTCAGCGAATCCTGGGCCACCCTGAAACTCGGCCTGGGGCAGACCAAAGCGGTGTCGCGTTCCATCGTCGGCAACTCGTGGTTCTGGTTCGTCGGCGCGATTTACCTGACGCAGATTCCGGCCTACGCCAAGGACTTTCTGTACGGCGATGAAACCGTCGTCACCCTGATTCTGACCGTATTCTCCATCGGCATTGCCGCCGGCTCCATGCTCTGCGAACGACTGTCCGGGCGCAAAGTGGAAATTGGCCTGGTGCCGTTCGGCTCCATGGGTCTGACAGTTTTCGGCTTGTTGCTCTGGTGGCATTCCGGTGATTTCCCACAGGACGTGCAGGCCAACAACTGGCTGGCGATTCTGGGTTACGGGCAGGCGTGGTGGGTGTTGCTGGACATCCTTGGCATCGGCGTCTTTGGCGGCTTTTACATCGTGCCGCTGTACGCGCTGATCCAGTCGCGAACACCGGAGAAAGAGCGCTCGCGGGTCATTGCGTCCAACAACATCCTCAACGCGTTGTTCATGGTGGTCTCGGCGATTGTCTCGATCGTGCTGTTGAGCGTGGTGAAGCTGTCGATCCCGCAGCTGTTCCTTGTGGTGTCGCTGATGAACATCGCGGTCAACACCTACATCTTCAAGATCGTGCCCGAGTTCACCATGCGCTTCATGATCTGGCTGCTCAGCCATTCCATGTACCGCGTTGAGCATCGTGACCTCGACCTGATCCCCGATGAAGGCGCGGCGTTGCTGGTCTGCAACCATGTCTCGTTCGTCGATGCGCTGTTGATTGCAGGTTCTGTGCGCCGGCCGATCCGCTTCGTCATGTACTACAAGATCTTCAATCTGCCGGTGCTGAATTTTGTGTTCCGCACGGCCGGTGCGATCCCGATCGCCGGTATCAAGGAGGACAAGGCGGTGTTCGACAGAGCGTTTGAACGCATCGCTCATTACCTCAAGGAAGGCGAGCTGGTGTGCATCTTCCCGGAAGGAAAACTGACCACCGACGGCGAGATCGACACCTTTAAAAGCGGCATGACCCGGGTCTTGCAGGAGACTGACGTGCCGGTGATTCCGCTGGCATTACAGGGGTTGTGGGGAAGCTTTTTCAGCCGCGACCCGAATAAGGGTGTGTTCCGCAGACTGTGGTCCCGAGTGACCCTGGTGGCCGGGCCAGCGTTGACGGGTGAGCAATCGCAACCGGCGCGGGTGCGTGAGCGGGTGGCGGAGTTGCGGGGGGCGGTGCGTTAG
- a CDS encoding bile acid:sodium symporter family protein — protein sequence MRALAALSRFVGNTFAYWVLLFAVLAFLFPSWFIGLKSYIVPLLGLVMFGMGLTLKLDDFSEVVRHPWRVALGVVAHFVIMPGVAWLLCQLFHLPPEIAVGVILVGCCPSGTSSNVMTWLAKGDLALSVAIAAVTTLLAPLLTPALIWLLASAWLPVSFMEMFWSILQLVMLPIVLGVIAQRLLGAKVSFAVDVLPLVSVVSIVMIVCAVVAASQAKIAESGLLIMAVVILHNSFGFLLGYFTGKLFKLPLAQRKSLSLEVGMQNSGLGAALAAAHFSPLAAVPSALFSVWHNISGALLSTYFRKMTPDAVVAEEKPVVG from the coding sequence ATGCGCGCCCTGGCTGCGTTGAGTCGTTTTGTCGGTAATACCTTCGCGTACTGGGTGCTGCTGTTCGCCGTGCTGGCGTTCCTGTTCCCGTCCTGGTTCATCGGCCTCAAGTCGTACATCGTGCCGTTGCTCGGACTGGTGATGTTCGGCATGGGCCTGACCCTCAAGCTCGATGATTTTTCTGAAGTCGTGCGCCATCCCTGGCGCGTGGCTCTGGGTGTGGTCGCGCACTTCGTGATCATGCCCGGCGTGGCCTGGCTGCTTTGCCAGCTGTTTCACCTGCCGCCAGAAATCGCCGTGGGGGTGATTCTGGTGGGCTGCTGCCCGAGCGGCACCTCGTCCAATGTCATGACCTGGCTGGCGAAAGGCGATCTGGCGCTGTCGGTGGCCATCGCCGCCGTCACCACCCTTCTCGCCCCGCTGCTGACCCCGGCGCTGATCTGGCTGCTGGCGTCGGCGTGGTTGCCGGTGTCCTTCATGGAAATGTTCTGGTCGATCCTGCAGCTAGTGATGCTGCCGATCGTGCTCGGCGTCATCGCTCAGCGCCTGCTGGGCGCCAAGGTGAGTTTTGCCGTCGACGTGCTGCCGCTGGTGTCGGTGGTGAGTATCGTGATGATCGTCTGTGCGGTGGTGGCGGCGAGTCAGGCGAAGATCGCCGAATCGGGCCTGTTGATCATGGCCGTGGTGATCCTGCACAACAGCTTCGGCTTTCTGCTGGGTTACTTCACCGGCAAGCTGTTCAAACTGCCGCTGGCCCAGCGCAAATCGCTGTCTCTGGAAGTCGGCATGCAGAACTCAGGCCTCGGCGCCGCCCTGGCCGCCGCGCACTTTTCGCCACTGGCGGCGGTGCCAAGCGCGCTGTTCAGTGTGTGGCACAACATCTCCGGCGCGCTGCTTTCGACGTACTTCCGGAAGATGACGCCGGATGCGGTGGTTGCGGAAGAGAAGCCAGTGGTGGGTTGA
- the rdgC gene encoding recombination-associated protein RdgC, whose translation MWFKNLLVYRLTQDLPFDAEALETALATKPARACASQELTTYGFIAPFGKGEDAPLVHVSGDFMLISARKEERILPGSVVNDALKEKVEEIETEQMRKVYKKERDQLKDEIIQAFLPRAFIRRSATFAAIAPKQGVILVNASSPKRAEDLLSTLREVVGSLPVRPVTVKTAPTAVMTEWVKTGETAEHFFVLDECELRDTHEDGGVVKCKRQDLTSDEIQLHLSTGKVVTQLSLAWQDKLSFVLDDKLGIKRLKFEDLLQDEAEQNGGDDALGQQDASFTLMMLTFGEFLPQLMEALGGEEIPQGI comes from the coding sequence ATGTGGTTCAAAAACCTGCTTGTCTATCGCCTGACCCAGGACCTGCCATTTGACGCCGAGGCGCTGGAAACCGCGTTGGCGACCAAGCCTGCACGTGCCTGTGCCAGCCAGGAGTTGACCACTTACGGTTTCATCGCCCCGTTCGGCAAGGGCGAAGACGCGCCACTGGTGCACGTCAGCGGTGATTTCATGCTGATCTCGGCGCGCAAGGAGGAACGCATCCTGCCCGGCAGCGTGGTCAACGATGCATTGAAAGAGAAAGTCGAAGAGATCGAGACCGAGCAGATGCGCAAGGTCTACAAGAAGGAACGCGACCAGCTCAAGGATGAAATCATCCAGGCCTTCCTGCCCCGCGCCTTTATCCGTCGCTCGGCGACCTTCGCTGCCATCGCCCCCAAGCAAGGCGTGATTCTGGTCAACGCTTCCAGCCCGAAGCGCGCCGAAGACCTGCTGTCGACCCTGCGTGAAGTGGTGGGCTCGCTGCCCGTCCGCCCCGTCACCGTCAAAACAGCGCCAACCGCCGTGATGACCGAATGGGTCAAGACCGGCGAAACCGCCGAGCACTTCTTTGTGCTGGACGAATGCGAACTGCGCGACACCCACGAAGACGGCGGCGTTGTGAAGTGCAAACGTCAGGACCTGACCAGCGACGAAATCCAGCTGCACCTGAGCACCGGCAAAGTCGTCACTCAGCTGTCGCTGGCGTGGCAGGACAAGCTGTCGTTCGTGCTGGACGACAAGCTCGGCATCAAACGCCTGAAGTTCGAAGACCTGCTGCAGGATGAAGCCGAGCAGAACGGCGGCGACGATGCGCTGGGTCAGCAGGACGCCAGCTTCACCCTGATGATGCTGACGTTCGGCGAGTTCCTGCCGCAATTGATGGAGGCACTGGGCGGCGAAGAGATTCCACAGGGGATCTGA